TAACGGACAACGGCCGCGGCATCCCGACCGACATCCACAAGGACGACGAGTTCGGCCGCAGCGCGGCGGAAATCGTCATGACCGAGCTGCACGCGGGCGGCAAGTTCGACCAGAATTCGTACAAGGTATCGGGCGGCCTGCACGGCGTGGGCGTGTCCTGCGTGAACGCCCTGTCCGAATGGCTGCGCCTGACCATCCGCCGCAACGGCGAAGTGCACGAAATGGAGTTCCGCCAGGGCCAGCGCGTGAACCCGCTGGCCGTCACGGGCAAGACCGAAAAGCGCGGTACCGAGGTGCGCTTCCTGGCCGATCCGCTGATCTTCAACCACATCGAATACCACTACGACATCCTGTCCAAGCGTCTGCGCGAGCTGTCGTTCCTGAACAATGGCGTGAAGATCCGCCTGGTCGACCAGCGCCAGGGCAAGGAAGAAAACTTCGCCTTCTCCGGCGGCGTGAAGGGCTTTGTCGAGTACATCAACCGCAGCAAGACGGTCCTGCACCCCAATGTGTTTTCGGTCAGCGCGGAATCCAGCGCCGGCGGCGTGCCGGTCACGGTGGACGTGGCCATGCAGTGGAACGACAGCTATTCCGAGAACGTGCTGTGTTTCACCAACAATATTCCGCAGCGGGACGGCGGGACGCACATGACGGGCCTGCGCGCGGCGATGACCCGCGTGCTGAACAAGTACATCGCCGATAACGAACTGGCCAAGAAGGCCAAGGTCGAGACCTCCGGCGACGACATGCGCGAGGGGCTGACCTGCGTGCTGTCGGTGAAGGTACCCGAGCCCAAGTTCAGCAGCCAGACCAAGGACAAGCTGGTGTCCAGCGAAGTGCGGCCGGCCGTGGAAGACGCCGTCGGGCGCACGCTGGAAACCTGGCTGCTGGAGCATCCCATCGATGCCAAGGCGCTGTGCGCCAAGATCGTCGAGGCCGCCCGCGCGCGCGAAGCCGCGCGCAAGGCGCGCGAAATGACGCGCCGCAAGAGCGTGCTGGAAGGCGCCGGCCTGCCCGGCAAGCTGGCGGATTGCCAGGAGAAAGACCCCGCCCTGTGCGAGCTGTACATCGTCGAGGGCGATTCGGCCGGCGGTTCGGCCAAGCAGGGCCGCGACCGCAAGTTCCAGGCCGTGCTGCCGCTGCGGGGCAAGGTGCTGAACGTCGAGAAGGCGCGCTTCGACCGCCTGATCGCCAGCGAGCAGATCGCCACGCTGATCACCGCGCTGGGCACCAGCATCGGTCCCGACTTCAACGTCGACAAGCTGCGCTATCACCGCCTGATCATCATGACCGACGCGGACGTGGACGGCGCGCACATCCGCACGCTGTTGCTGACGCTGCTGTATCGCCAGATGCCGGAGCTGGTTGCGCGCGGCTACGTCTACATCGCGCAGCCGCCGCTGTACAAGGTCAAGGTCGGCCGCGACGAACGCTATCTGAAGGACGACCAGGAAGAAGCGATCTTCATGCTGCAACTGGCGTTGAAGGATGCCGAGCTGATTCCGGCCGAAGGCGCGGAGCCCATTTCCGGCGAAGCGCTGGCCGCGCTGGCGCGCCAATACACGCTGGCCGACGCCGTGATCGCGCGCGCGTCGCGCATGATCGACGAGGCTTCTTTGTCGGCCATGGCCGAAGGCATCGAGATCAATATCGACACGGCGGAAGCCGCTGCGGCCTCGGCCGAGCGGCTGGAAAAGGCTCTGTTCGATCCGCTGGCGCCGCATGCCGTCAAGGTCTACGCGGAAGTCGATCCGGCAACCGAAAAGCAGCGCGTGGTGGTAAAGCGCATGCGCCATGGCAACGCCCGTGTCAGCCTGATCGACGCAACCTTCATCGAAGGCGCCGATTACGGTGTGCTGTCGACGGCGGCCAAGACCTTCCTGGGCCTGATCGGCGCGGGCGCGATCATCGCGCGCGGCGAGGGCGAGAAGCGCAAGGAAGCGCCGGTGTCGGACTTCCGCGAGGCCATGCGCTGGCTACGTGCGGAAGCCGAACGCAGCGTGTCCAAGCAGCGCTACAAGGGCCTGGGCGAAATGAACCCGGAACAGCTGTGGGAAACCACCATGGACCCGAAGGTGCGCCGCCTGCTGCGCGTGCAGATCGAGGACGCCATCGCGGCCGACGAGGTCTTCACCACGCTGATGGGCGATGAAGTCGAACCGCGTCGGGCGTTCATCGAAACGCACGCGTTGTCGGCGAGCAATATCGACATCTGATGCTGTAGGATCCTGTTGGAATTTAGATTTTTCCCAATAAATTTAGATTTCTTAAGGCAAAACCCAGCCGGCAGCGGCTGGGTTTTTTTATTGATGGCGAGGGGGCAATGTGATGCCTTGATGGCCGGCTCTTTCCCGGAACCCATTTTTGACTACAGGCTTAACCGTATTCGAAGCACTTCCAGTGCGTTCGTGAGTTCCGTATTACAAGCTTCATATGGGTGCGCAAAGCTTTCAATGCAAATCCATTGAGCGTGCTGTCCCGTGACCCTACCCCGATTTGTAGTCCCGTTCTAAGTTAGAGAAATTCGGCATGGTTTCACGATATGGAATAGGGCCGGGGCCATGAAGAGATCGAAGTACACCGAGGAGCAAATTGTCTTCGCGCTGAAACAGGTCGAGCTGGGCTCTCTGGATCTAAGACCGAGTCATACGCGTCAAGCAGGACGCCAAGTCATTGTGATCTGTCTCGTCAGAAACGCGCGATCCATCTCGATATCGGGCAAGCATCGCCTTGAAGTGACCTACAGCATCACCTTTCTTAGGCCAGGTACGTCTGTTGGTAAGGGTAATGATCTTGGCTTTTCCCACGGCTACTCCGAGACGACTGGTTGGTCACTTTATCGCCTATCCCAACGGCCTATCCACGACTAACAGAAGCGGAGAATATGGCACATGTCCGTTCGGAACGAGGCAAAGACCGGTCGCCTTCAGTCTGGGCAATCATGTGGGGAGACGCTGTCAAGGACTGCCTCTGGCTGGGAACCGCCAATCAAGGGCGTTCGCGGCCGACCCAAGCAGTCGTGTGTACCATCGACAGGCTTTCCACTATGTGGGCAGTTGAGTCTGACGTTTTGCACGCCGTTTTTGCATTTTCGCTTTGATGGCCCGGTCCATTTCTTGCGCGATAAAGAACAGCTGCGGGTAATCTTGCGCCCGCGCGAGATCACGCAACAGCAGGTCCTTTCCAGATATCTCGATTCCGAACTGCTTTTCGGGCGTCATTCCGAATTTGGCGAGCATTAAATCTACGAATCGGTGATACCTGAAGCCCGGTTCTAGATCCACAATTTCTTGCGGCTGAGGCGATAAAGCAAACGCTTCCGTGAGGGAGTCAACGGCGAACATTACGAGCTCGAGGTGACGTTCAAGGTAGCTTTGAGTGACGTGATCAAGCGTCGTGCCAACAGGTAGCTTGTTCTCAATTGCCACACGAACTGATGGGTCCGTTGCGGCGAAGCGTAGTAACCATCGATCCGGCTTGTAGACGGGGTAGCCGAGGTCAGTACTAATGTGCAGAGCGGTGATTTGGCCGAAACCCTTCACTGCTGTTACGGCATCAAAAAAAGAAGCCTCCCTAACTGCGGGCAAGTAGCCTGGTGCGCCCATCTCCTGCCGCGCAAAGTCCACGACTTGGTACGATCGCTGTATGCGCAGGCGCGCCTCAATGATCTTGGCAGTAGCGATGTGGCGTTCGAAGATGAGATTCCAAGCCGCACCGAGCGCTAAGAGTCGTCTGTGCTTTACCGTATATCGCTTGAGCCCCTTGAAGAGATTAGGTTCCGGCGGTAAGCATCGAAAATTGTCGAGCGGCGATGGTGTCATCGCTCGCAGTTTGTCGATTAAGTCGCTCGCAATATATGCGAACTGATCAGCGTAGAGCGGTTTATCCCAGGTCTGGCGCCATAAGGTGTCGATGCATTTGCTGGAGTCAAGCGTAGACATCTCAAGTACCGAATTTACTTTGTCGATGAACATACTCCGCCCACCGTTCTTCAACGTGCAGTGATTGGCCAGTAGTTCAAAAAGTTGGTGAACGAGACTTGAGTTTGGTACGGGAGCGGTCTTTATATACATATACAGGCGAAGTCGAGGTGCGACCGGGGTGTTCACTGGACGCTGGTGCTGGATCGGACGTCGACGCTCCACTTTGGCCATAGCCTTTCCGGACTCACTAATGAAGGGATGGCGTATCGGTCATTAATGCGGCTGCGAGCCGGAATAGGGTCCTCTTGAATAAGGATGTAACCCCAAGGCGCTACTCCGGGTCGTGATCCTGTCGGTGGAACGGCTTCTTCCGTTATGACCTCGGCCGAACGGCAGAGATACTGAGGCATCTCTACGATAGTAAAAACGCCATCATTGTTTTGTCGGGGCGGTATTCTTTCCGATTAGGTTGATGCTGCCTTGTCCCAGTCGTGTGACTGTAGGTCTTTTTTGAACTGCTCCGGATCCACGAAGCGAAGAAGACGTAGTTTCTCGTCTTCCGGCAGCATGCAATAGTTGTCCATGCCCGGTAGATGGGGAATTTTCGACGGATCCCTTCCAAAGAGCACATCTCTATAGTAAAGATGGTCCCTAAGCAACTGATACGGCTTAACGGAGGTGCCCTCAATCGCTGGCCGATTTCGTGCAGCCTCTGAAAATCGAGTGCCCGCCTGGCCAGACTGCTTTATAAGGTCCAGCAACATCGCATCAAACCGCCGCAACGGATTGCAGAGCGGCACTCCTGCTATGCGAGGCAATGCGTTGAAAATTATCACGGAAGCCATAAGGTGCTGGTCGTAGAAACTCGGGTCGGGCCATGGTGAGCGAGCACTGAAGGGCGTCGGAATATGGTCCAGATGTGGTTCTATACGCTGCGATATATTATCAATTCGTATGCGTACTAGGGGATTTAGCATCTCAAATTTGAGCACTTTGGGTTCATTCAGCCGCAGCGCGATCAGGAAGCTAGCGGCTAGTGCCGCAATTTCACCTAATTGTCTACCACCAGCACTGTCGACAATCCTTTGCAAGCATTGCTTGGCGTAGTCATTGCGGCCGTGACAAAGATGCCAGTACCCCTCGGTGAAATCGATGGCCGGCAACCATAGGCCGTCTGGATCTGTCGCGGCGTTCTCCGTACGCAGCTGGGAGAATCCCTCATGATTCCAGGGACTTTGTTCACAATAAATTTTCTCGTACCTAAGACTACGCTCCAGGCCTGGATCGAAGGTGTTCCAATACACATGTACGCGCCGGCAATATACTTCTCGTGGTGAGTCGCCCCTCACGTTTATGTCAGCCTTCAATCCAGCGGTTATTAGCGCGGGGAGATCGTGCTCAGGCATGATTTTTGTAGCCGCGGCAAACAGACGCATTGTGGCGATTCCCGCGATGTAGATATGACGAATCTTCTCCAAGTCGGCGTCAAGGGCTTCGATCGTGGGAATTTCGTTTTGTATTTCCTGACGCAGATTGACGAGATCCGTCTCGATAGATGTCAGCTTGCGTTGAGACCGATGGTCAAGCCTGGCCAGAATCGAACGGAACTCGGGGGCACTGACTCCTTGAGGAATGGCGCGTTTTATGGCGGCTTTCCAAGTAACTAAATAGCTTTTGGTATCGCCTCCGCAGGCGGCGTGTGTTTCGAGCAATCGCCGGGCACTGTCAAGCACTGATCTAGGATATTGGCCGGCGTCGTTGAGCAGTTCAGTAATCCAGGGTATCGCCCAGACCTCGACGAAGCGGCGCCACCCTTCGCATTCTTTCGCTAAGGTCACCAATGGTACGGCCCTAGTGTTGGTAAGCGCCGATTCAGCGTCAAGCAGGCGTGCCTTCACAACACGTCTGAGGACTTCATTCGAACCGGTGAGCAACACCAAAATATCTTGTTGCAACCCAGGGCGATTAGGCGACCCACTATATGCGTCAATCCGACCGCTAAACGAGCCCAGCGCCTCAAGAGCATCCTCCTTGTTTCTGGCGAGTCCCAGCCCGGAGGCAAAGGCGTCAATGACGGCAGAGAATGTGGGCAAGCGAGCGTAAGCGGATGACTGGGTGGCGATCATTGGTTTCCGTTATTTCCGGTGGAGCATGGAGAGCATCAAAGGCGAATATTGCATTGCCGATGCCAATTATCGGCATTTCCCTAACGAAAGGAACAACAATGGTAGATCGTAAAGTTCGCCTTATGTATGCAATGAGCCTGGATTGGCACCTCACCAAGGCGCTCAAAGAGAACTCGTTCGCTGCGGTTAGCGACAAGCTGCGTGATCAGATGATCGAGGGCGGGATGGCTCCCCGTGAGGCGGCAATGAAGGCGCCCGTTATGCTTGATGGCATGGACAGGGCGTTCCAGCGCCAATTCGACTTCAAGCGCATCCGTAATGAGTTGGCCGCGGAGCGCCGCGGTCACGGTGCGTCGGACTTCATGCTGGACACTGTGGACTGGTGATCGACGACGCCGGTGGGCCTATGCGGCGAAGGTTAGCCCCAAAGCCCACCAAGAGTCTGTCGTTGCCGCGAGCCGTTGTTTGTGACTTTCGGCTTCCGGCCTATTACGTACCCCGAGCGCTATCAGATAATGAAGGCTACGCGTTGGCCGCGGACCATAGCTAGCGTAATGTGTGCTAATTCTGACTGTAGCCACTACGGTTAGGAGAATTTAATGAAATGGGACAGCCCACCGTATTGCGTCCTACCGGATCTTCAATGTGCGGGAGACGTAGCTGGGCGATATCTAGACGGTTGTGAGATCCTACAGATGCGGGGAAAACGCTGAGGTTCGGGTTTTCCGGAAAGCGTCTGGATAAGGAAATGGGCTGCGTCTGCAGCTCATTTTTTTTGCCGGGTAGTAGATCAGTAGCGTTCGATACGCGCTGGCGGCGCTGCCGCTATGGGGAGCGTGCGGCGCCCTACTGTGGGCGCTTGTCGCGGAGGTGCGCTCTAGTAGCGGCAATAGCCTCTGTTTATGAATTCAATAGTCGGCGTAATGAAATAGTCGAGGATTGCTGCGGAAAATGGAAAGATGAATTTCGGTTATGCGGGTTTATCCCTAGGTCTTGGACGCGCAGAATGCGTTTCATCGGGAACAGCAACGGACATCGCGAACTTCCCAACTGAACGAAATCGCGATGTACGGCCCGGACCACTTAACCAGGACTAGGAGTACTGCCATGCAAGCCAAGACCATCGTTTCCGCTCTGATTCTTTCCTTCGCCGCGATCGGCGCCGCGCAAGCGGCCAATAGCGAGCCCGACAATGTGCCCTTCCAGGGCGTGTACGGGCAAGCGGCCAACAGCGTCAGCCGTTCGCAAGTGCTGGCCGATCTGGCCCAAGCCCGCGAAGCCGGCCTGACGGCGAATGCCGACAGCGACAACGCGCCGTTCGTGGCGCAAGCCGACAGCGGCGTGACGCGTGCGCAAGTGGCGGCCGGTATCGACCACGCCGACACCGCGACGAGCATCGCCTTCGGCGACACGAACAACCAGCCGTTCGAAGGTGCGTAAGCACCGACGGCGATTCCAGCCACGGGTGGCGTGATCGCGCGATCGGGAGAACCGGTCAGCATCGGGGTCCGTCAAGTGTCGCGGACCGCGCCATCAGGAAGTCCGGCCGTTCATGCCCGTACGGATGAACGGTTCCCCCGGCGAGAGGCGGGGGTGCTGTAAGTGGCAGTCCTCTCGGTGCAGTACATCGGCCCTCCCCGCGAGGGCCGATTTTTTTTGGACGATGTGATGCCGTCTTCAGCGGAGGGATCGCGGTCGTCATGCCATCCGCGGATGTGGATATAGGCCGCGCCAGTGTCATCCGGCGCACGCATGTATCCCGGCCTTGGCGCATCCACCGTTGTTTGAGGCCGGGGAACCGCGCCGGCACCGGGTGCGGTTCCGCTTATCGGTGGAACGGCCGTAACCGTGCGGTCTTTTTTACAGCAGTGTAGTTGCGTATCGCAACTTTTTGGGGTTATGTTGGAGCCGGCGCTGTGCCACGGACCGGAGGCCCCTACATGGCTACGATTTCATCCTCTATATACGAGCTCGCGGGACCGGCTCCGGCGCCGCCTTCCGGCCAGCGTCTACAGGGTCGGGTTTGCCTGGTCGTGGGGGGCACCAGCGGCATCGGGCGCGCTACGGCCTTGCGCATGGCGGCGGAAGGCGCGGCGGCGGTGGTCGTGACTGGCCGGCGCGAGCCGCTTGGGCGGGAACTGGCCGCCGAAATCGGCCAGATGGGGACGGACGGGGTGTTCATCGCCGCCGATGCGACGGCGGACGCGGAGCTCGCTGCCGCGATAGTGCAAGTGATGCAACGCTTCGGGCGCCTGGATGCGGTATTCAACAACGCCGGCTACCAGGAGCGGCGCGCGCCGCTGGCCGAGCAGACCGACGAGGTCTACGCCCAGGTGTTCGACACGAATGTCCGAGCCGTCTTCAATGCCATGCGCCATGAGATCCCGGCGCTTCTGGCCTCCGGCGGAGGCAGCATCGTCAACAATACGAGCGTCAGCGGGATACGCAACCCCAATCCCGGCCTGTCCATCTACGGTGCTTCCAAGGCAGCGGCGAACGCGCTGACGCGCGCGGCGGCCATGGAGTATGCGCCGCAAGGCATACGCATCAATGCCGTCGCACCCGGGCGGGTGGTGACGGATATGATGCTTGGCTCCGGCATCGCCGATATGAGCGCCGTGAAGGCCGGGCTGCCTTTGCGGCGCATGGGACATCCGGAGGAGGTCGCCGCCGCCGTGGCGTGGCTGATGTCGGCCGAGGCGAGTTATGTGGTGGGCCATATCCTGGCCGCGGATGGCGGATTCCTGGCGGGCTGAGACCGCCTCGCGGCTGGTTCATCCCTGCACGTTGGTAGCCCAGGGCTCCGCGTTCAGGCGCCCGGCCAGATAATCGATCAGCGCCTGCACCCGCGCGGGCCGCCTGCGCCCGGGTGGCGTGACGATATGCAGGGCGATGCCCTCCACCTGCCAATCGTCCATGGCGGTTTCCAGGGCGCCCGATCGCAAGTCTTCCCACACCAGGAATTCCGGCTGCAGCGCGAGCCCCAGGCCGGCGCGCAATGCCGGCGTCAGGGCCTCGGCGTTGTTCACGTTGAGCTGCACCGGCAAGGCCTGGGAAAACTCGCCGTGCGTGTCATGCCGGAATCGCCAGCTGGCGCCGCTGCGGGCATACATGTACTGCAAGGCGGTGTGCTGGGCCAGGTCCCGGGGGTGCCGGGGCCGTCCCGCACGCTTGAAGTAGCCTGGCGCGCCTACCAGCAGGATGCGCACGGAGCACAGGCGGCGCGCGAGCAGGGCGGAATCCACAAGGTTGGATATCCGCAGCGCAAGGTCGAAGCGTTCGGAGACCAGGTCCACCTGCTTGTCGTTGAACTCGATCTCCAGGCCCACGTCGGGATGGGCCTGCATGAACGGCGGCAGCATCGGGGCCAGGTGCGTAACGCCGAACGACATGGGCGCGGTCAGCCTGATTTTTCCGTGCAGGATGTTCGATTGTTCGGTGACCTCGGCTTCGACGGCCTCGCCTTCTTCCAGGATGCGCGCGGCGCGCTCCAGCGCGGCATAGCCGGATTCGGTCAGCGACATGCTGCGCGAAGTGCGATGGAACAAGGTCGTTTTCATACGGGTTTCCAGGCGCGTGATCGTCTTGGAAACCGTGGCTTGCGATAAGGAAAATTCGGCCGCCGCCTTGGCGAATGAACCTGTCTCGGCGACCTTGGCGAAGATCGCCCATCCCTCGAGATCCGGCAGCTTATTCATGTGTAGTCCCGCGAAAAGTCGGCTCGATGATAGCGGCCGCCCAGGGTCCGGACAAGCCGCGATCATGCATAAAACGGAAAGGATGGAATTCCGTTCGGCTGGTTCTCAGGGTCGGCGTGCATCCCTAATATGCCGATACCGACAGACGACATGCAGGCAGCACAAAACGGCGCGGCCTGTACGACTGATCGGTGCCAGCCAGTACGGCTTGGCCCTGTGTCGAATTTTTCCGAATATCCACCGATTGCATCCTTGAAAGAGAGCCCAGCCATGTCGAACAAACACCTCGAAGTCCTGACCCCCCAGAACAGCCAGATCATCTTCATCGACCAGCAACCGCAGATGGCCTTCGGCGTTCAATCGATCGATCGCCAGACGTTGAAGAACAATGTGGTGGGCCTGGCAAAAGCCGCGCGCACGTTCAATATCCCGACCACCATCACGACCGTGGAGACCGACGGTTTTTCGGGCAACACCTATCCGGAACTGCTGGCCGTCTTCCCGGAGAACAAGATCCTGGAGCGCACGTCGATGAACTCCTGGGACGACCAGAATGTGCGCGACGCACTGGCCGCGAACGGCCGCAAGAAGATCGTCGTCGCCGGTTTGTGGACCGAAGTCTGCAACACCACCTTCGCCCTGTGCGCGATGCTGGAAGGCGACTACGAGATCTACATGGTGGCCGATGCCTCCGGCGGTACCTCGCTGGACGCCCACAAGTACGCCATGGACCGCATGGTGCAGGCCGGCGTGGTGCCGGTGACCTGGCAGCAGGTCATGCTGGAATGGCAGCGCGATTGGGCCCGCCAGGAAACCTATGACGCCGTGACGTCCATCGCCAAGGAGCACTCGGGTGCCTATGGCATGGGCATCGATTACGCCGTCACGCATGTTCATAAGCTGGCCGAGCGCGTCAAGCATGGCGAACGCATCGGCCCCAATCCCGCCAAATAAGGCGGACACCGCTCTTTACGAGGCCATCATGATCGAGCGCCGCGCCCTTCCCAACCTTCAGGCCGCCGGTCGCGGCCGATCCGGCGCGAGGCCGGGCTTTCCGCCGGCGGAAAGCCCGCTGCCGGTGCGGGCGGGCTGGGGGGCGCTGCGCGC
Above is a genomic segment from Bordetella genomosp. 11 containing:
- the gyrB gene encoding DNA topoisomerase (ATP-hydrolyzing) subunit B; this encodes MSDTPNTTPENSGYGADSIKMLKGLEAVRKRPGMYIGDTSDGTGLHHMVFEVVDNAIDEALAGYCDDIVVTIHTDNSISVTDNGRGIPTDIHKDDEFGRSAAEIVMTELHAGGKFDQNSYKVSGGLHGVGVSCVNALSEWLRLTIRRNGEVHEMEFRQGQRVNPLAVTGKTEKRGTEVRFLADPLIFNHIEYHYDILSKRLRELSFLNNGVKIRLVDQRQGKEENFAFSGGVKGFVEYINRSKTVLHPNVFSVSAESSAGGVPVTVDVAMQWNDSYSENVLCFTNNIPQRDGGTHMTGLRAAMTRVLNKYIADNELAKKAKVETSGDDMREGLTCVLSVKVPEPKFSSQTKDKLVSSEVRPAVEDAVGRTLETWLLEHPIDAKALCAKIVEAARAREAARKAREMTRRKSVLEGAGLPGKLADCQEKDPALCELYIVEGDSAGGSAKQGRDRKFQAVLPLRGKVLNVEKARFDRLIASEQIATLITALGTSIGPDFNVDKLRYHRLIIMTDADVDGAHIRTLLLTLLYRQMPELVARGYVYIAQPPLYKVKVGRDERYLKDDQEEAIFMLQLALKDAELIPAEGAEPISGEALAALARQYTLADAVIARASRMIDEASLSAMAEGIEINIDTAEAAAASAERLEKALFDPLAPHAVKVYAEVDPATEKQRVVVKRMRHGNARVSLIDATFIEGADYGVLSTAAKTFLGLIGAGAIIARGEGEKRKEAPVSDFREAMRWLRAEAERSVSKQRYKGLGEMNPEQLWETTMDPKVRRLLRVQIEDAIAADEVFTTLMGDEVEPRRAFIETHALSASNIDI
- a CDS encoding DUF4148 domain-containing protein, whose translation is MQAKTIVSALILSFAAIGAAQAANSEPDNVPFQGVYGQAANSVSRSQVLADLAQAREAGLTANADSDNAPFVAQADSGVTRAQVAAGIDHADTATSIAFGDTNNQPFEGA
- a CDS encoding SDR family NAD(P)-dependent oxidoreductase, whose protein sequence is MATISSSIYELAGPAPAPPSGQRLQGRVCLVVGGTSGIGRATALRMAAEGAAAVVVTGRREPLGRELAAEIGQMGTDGVFIAADATADAELAAAIVQVMQRFGRLDAVFNNAGYQERRAPLAEQTDEVYAQVFDTNVRAVFNAMRHEIPALLASGGGSIVNNTSVSGIRNPNPGLSIYGASKAAANALTRAAAMEYAPQGIRINAVAPGRVVTDMMLGSGIADMSAVKAGLPLRRMGHPEEVAAAVAWLMSAEASYVVGHILAADGGFLAG
- a CDS encoding LysR family transcriptional regulator, yielding MNKLPDLEGWAIFAKVAETGSFAKAAAEFSLSQATVSKTITRLETRMKTTLFHRTSRSMSLTESGYAALERAARILEEGEAVEAEVTEQSNILHGKIRLTAPMSFGVTHLAPMLPPFMQAHPDVGLEIEFNDKQVDLVSERFDLALRISNLVDSALLARRLCSVRILLVGAPGYFKRAGRPRHPRDLAQHTALQYMYARSGASWRFRHDTHGEFSQALPVQLNVNNAEALTPALRAGLGLALQPEFLVWEDLRSGALETAMDDWQVEGIALHIVTPPGRRRPARVQALIDYLAGRLNAEPWATNVQG
- a CDS encoding hydrolase; the encoded protein is MSNKHLEVLTPQNSQIIFIDQQPQMAFGVQSIDRQTLKNNVVGLAKAARTFNIPTTITTVETDGFSGNTYPELLAVFPENKILERTSMNSWDDQNVRDALAANGRKKIVVAGLWTEVCNTTFALCAMLEGDYEIYMVADASGGTSLDAHKYAMDRMVQAGVVPVTWQQVMLEWQRDWARQETYDAVTSIAKEHSGAYGMGIDYAVTHVHKLAERVKHGERIGPNPAK